A region of Flavobacterium indicum GPTSA100-9 = DSM 17447 DNA encodes the following proteins:
- a CDS encoding protein-L-isoaspartate(D-aspartate) O-methyltransferase — protein sequence MKDTNKHQGLRNQLVKQLQDKGITDVNVLEAIRKIPRHLFLNSSFEDFAYQDKAFPIGAGQTISQPYTVAFQSQLLEVKKGDNVLEIGTGSGYQTAVLVTMGAKVYSVERQNELFKSTSLLLPKLNIRPKHLSFGDGYKGLPQFAPFDSIIVTAGAPIIPQPLMAQLKIGGRLVIPLGDKEQIMTLLIRKNETQFEKHEFGEFRFVPLLENKN from the coding sequence TTGAAAGATACAAATAAACATCAAGGACTAAGAAATCAATTGGTTAAACAATTACAAGACAAAGGTATTACCGATGTGAATGTATTGGAAGCCATAAGAAAGATTCCTCGACATTTATTTTTGAATTCGAGTTTTGAAGATTTTGCTTATCAAGATAAAGCGTTTCCTATTGGGGCGGGACAAACGATTTCTCAACCTTATACGGTAGCTTTTCAAAGTCAGTTGTTAGAAGTAAAAAAGGGAGATAATGTATTGGAAATTGGAACTGGAAGTGGGTACCAAACGGCTGTTTTAGTTACCATGGGTGCAAAAGTTTATTCTGTAGAACGTCAGAATGAATTGTTTAAATCGACGTCCTTGTTACTTCCCAAATTAAATATTCGTCCGAAACATTTATCATTTGGAGATGGCTATAAAGGCTTGCCACAATTTGCTCCTTTTGATAGTATAATTGTAACGGCGGGTGCACCAATCATTCCGCAACCTTTAATGGCTCAATTAAAAATAGGAGGTAGGTTGGTAATTCCATTAGGAGATAAAGAACAAATCATGACACTATTGATACGTAAGAATGAAACGCAATTTGAAAAACATGAATTTGGGGAATTTCGATTTGTTCCTTTATTAGAAAATAAAAACTAA
- a CDS encoding TIGR02757 family protein — protein MTPSELKEFLDEKVDLYNHPTFIESDPIQIPHRYTLKEDREIAGFLAATIAWGNRKMIINSAHKLMEALGNSPYDFVLSHHDHDLNRLDTFVHRTFNHEDVKYFIKSLKNIYLHHNGLEAVFAKNTTTTSTQEAISKFKHVFFEKQHLPRTTKHVSDPLNGSAAKRINMFLRWMARQDAAGVDFGIWKSIPMSALSCPLDVHSGNVARKLGILNRKQNDAKALQELDENLRKLDKNDPVKYDFALFGLGVFEGF, from the coding sequence ATGACGCCATCCGAATTAAAAGAATTTTTAGATGAAAAAGTAGACCTTTACAACCATCCTACTTTTATTGAATCGGATCCCATTCAAATTCCGCATCGCTATACATTAAAAGAAGATAGAGAAATAGCTGGTTTTTTGGCTGCTACCATAGCTTGGGGGAATCGTAAAATGATTATTAATAGTGCCCATAAATTAATGGAAGCCCTAGGCAACAGTCCTTATGATTTTGTACTGAGCCATCACGATCACGATTTAAATCGTTTAGATACATTTGTTCATCGTACTTTTAATCATGAAGATGTCAAATACTTTATTAAGAGTTTAAAAAATATTTACCTACATCACAACGGATTAGAAGCCGTATTTGCAAAAAATACAACAACAACTTCTACACAAGAAGCCATATCAAAGTTCAAACACGTTTTTTTTGAAAAGCAACATTTACCAAGAACTACAAAACATGTATCTGATCCGTTAAACGGCTCTGCTGCAAAGCGAATCAACATGTTTTTACGTTGGATGGCCCGACAAGATGCAGCTGGAGTCGATTTTGGAATATGGAAAAGCATACCTATGTCGGCCTTATCCTGTCCGTTAGACGTACATTCAGGGAATGTAGCACGTAAGTTAGGAATATTAAATCGAAAACAAAACGATGCAAAAGCACTACAAGAATTGGATGAAAATCTGAGAAAATTAGATAAAAACGACCCCGTGAAATACGATTTTGCCTTATTTGGATTAGGCGTTTTTGAAGGGTTTTAA
- a CDS encoding 3-hydroxyacyl-CoA dehydrogenase family protein, with product MKTIAVIGAGTMGNGIAHTFAQCGFPVKLIDISEKSLEKGMATIATNLDRMVAKGSITEEDKHKTIGNIITYTDIKDGVVGCDLVIEAATENVQLKFNIFKQLSEVCDHNTILATNTSSISITQIAANVVHPERVIGMHFMNPVPIMKLVEVIRGYNTSDEVTKIIMELSCKLGKIPTEVNDYPGFVANRILMPMINEAIETLYNGVGGVYEIDTVMKLGMAHPMGPLQLADFIGLDVCLSILNVMYDGFKNPKYAPCPLLVNMVMAGKLGVKSGEGFYDYSESKKAEKVSKQFSK from the coding sequence ATGAAAACAATCGCAGTAATTGGAGCTGGAACCATGGGAAATGGAATTGCGCACACTTTTGCACAATGTGGATTTCCAGTAAAATTAATTGATATTTCTGAAAAATCTTTAGAAAAAGGAATGGCAACTATAGCTACTAACTTAGACCGTATGGTTGCAAAAGGTAGCATAACAGAAGAAGACAAACATAAAACTATTGGCAACATTATTACCTACACAGACATTAAAGATGGCGTAGTTGGATGTGATTTAGTTATTGAAGCTGCCACTGAAAATGTACAATTAAAATTTAATATTTTTAAGCAATTAAGTGAAGTTTGCGACCATAATACGATTTTAGCAACCAATACTTCTTCAATTTCGATTACTCAAATTGCTGCAAATGTAGTGCATCCAGAGCGAGTAATTGGGATGCACTTTATGAATCCGGTGCCAATTATGAAATTAGTGGAAGTCATTAGAGGGTACAACACTTCTGATGAAGTAACTAAAATCATCATGGAATTGTCTTGTAAATTAGGTAAAATACCAACCGAAGTTAACGACTATCCTGGATTTGTAGCAAACCGAATTTTAATGCCAATGATTAACGAAGCTATTGAAACACTTTACAACGGTGTAGGTGGCGTTTATGAGATTGATACAGTTATGAAATTAGGAATGGCGCATCCAATGGGTCCGTTACAATTAGCTGATTTTATTGGATTGGACGTATGTTTATCTATCTTAAACGTAATGTATGACGGATTTAAAAATCCAAAGTATGCCCCATGTCCTTTGTTAGTTAATATGGTTATGGCTGGTAAACTAGGGGTTAAATCTGGTGAAGGCTTCTATGATTATTCAGAAAGTAAAAAAGCTGAAAAAGTTTCAAAACAATTTTCAAAATAA
- a CDS encoding YggS family pyridoxal phosphate-dependent enzyme, with protein MSITQNLTNIKSQLPEGVTLVAVSKTKPISDLMEAYNAGQRIFGENYVQELVDKHEQMPKDIEWHFIGHLQSRKAKLIAPFVSLIHGVDSLKLLEEINKQAQKNNRIVDCLLQVHIAEEESKFGLNEQELDEILKQVQNDNENFKNIRIVGLMGMATFTDNLNQIEKEFKQLKTIFDKYKQIDTMNIKLQSLSMGMSGDYQLAISCGSTMVRIGSSIFGNRSPLTPKGGN; from the coding sequence ATGTCAATAACTCAAAACCTAACTAACATAAAATCCCAACTCCCAGAAGGTGTTACCTTAGTTGCCGTTTCTAAAACGAAACCAATTTCCGATTTAATGGAAGCCTATAATGCAGGTCAACGAATTTTTGGTGAAAATTATGTACAAGAATTAGTAGATAAACACGAACAAATGCCTAAAGATATTGAATGGCATTTTATTGGGCATTTACAATCGCGTAAAGCGAAATTAATCGCACCATTTGTAAGTCTCATTCATGGTGTGGATAGTTTGAAATTGTTAGAAGAAATCAACAAACAAGCCCAAAAAAACAATCGAATTGTTGATTGTTTGCTTCAAGTGCATATTGCAGAAGAAGAAAGTAAATTTGGATTAAATGAACAAGAATTAGATGAGATTCTGAAACAAGTTCAGAATGACAATGAGAACTTTAAAAATATCCGAATCGTAGGTTTAATGGGAATGGCTACCTTCACTGATAATCTAAACCAGATTGAAAAAGAATTTAAACAGCTGAAAACGATTTTCGATAAATACAAACAAATTGATACGATGAACATTAAACTTCAATCGTTATCCATGGGTATGAGTGGCGATTATCAATTGGCTATTTCATGTGGAAGTACCATGGTTCGAATTGGAAGTAGTATCTTTGGCAATAGAAGCCCCCTAACCCCCAAAGGGGGAAATTAG
- the lysA gene encoding diaminopimelate decarboxylase: MLYQDLVNLGQEFGTPLYVYDAEKISSQYHRLTKAFSKVENFKIHYAVKALSNVSILKFLKNLGSGLDTVSIQEVQLGLHAGFQPKDIIYTPNGVSMQELETVAALGVQINIDNLSILEQFGTKHPEIPVCIRINPHVMAGGNANISVGHIDSKFGISIHQLPHILRIIENTKMHINGIHMHTGSDILDVDVFLYAAEILFETAKHFKSLDFIDFGSGFKVPYKKGDIETNVEEFGRKLTKRFLAFEKEYGRTLTLAFEPGKFLVSEAGFFLAKVNVVKQTTSTVFAGIDTGFNHLIRPMLYGSEHFIENISNPKGKERYYSVVGYICETDTFANNRRIQEIHEGDILCFKNAGAYCFSMSSNYNSRTKPAEVLWYNGKGHLIRERETFEDILRNQVVLEI; this comes from the coding sequence ATGCTTTATCAGGATTTAGTAAACTTAGGACAAGAATTTGGCACACCTTTGTATGTGTATGATGCAGAAAAAATTAGTAGTCAATACCACCGCTTAACCAAAGCTTTTAGTAAGGTAGAAAATTTTAAAATACATTATGCGGTTAAAGCACTTTCCAATGTATCCATTCTAAAATTTCTTAAAAATCTTGGAAGTGGATTAGATACAGTTTCTATACAAGAAGTACAACTGGGTTTACATGCTGGCTTTCAACCCAAAGACATAATTTACACACCCAATGGAGTTTCAATGCAGGAATTAGAAACTGTTGCTGCATTAGGAGTTCAAATTAATATAGACAATCTATCTATTTTAGAACAATTTGGAACAAAACATCCTGAAATTCCGGTTTGTATTCGTATTAATCCGCATGTAATGGCAGGTGGAAACGCTAATATTTCTGTTGGTCATATTGACAGTAAATTTGGAATTTCAATTCATCAATTACCTCATATTTTACGAATTATTGAAAACACAAAAATGCATATCAATGGCATCCATATGCATACAGGTTCTGATATATTAGATGTAGATGTGTTTTTATATGCCGCTGAAATTTTATTTGAAACCGCTAAACATTTCAAATCATTAGATTTTATTGATTTTGGTAGTGGATTTAAAGTTCCTTATAAAAAAGGGGATATTGAAACCAATGTAGAAGAATTTGGAAGAAAATTAACCAAACGTTTTTTAGCTTTTGAAAAAGAATACGGTCGAACGTTGACATTAGCTTTTGAACCTGGAAAATTCTTAGTGAGTGAGGCTGGATTTTTCTTAGCAAAAGTAAATGTTGTAAAACAAACAACTTCTACTGTTTTTGCTGGTATCGACACAGGATTTAATCATTTAATCAGACCCATGTTGTATGGTTCAGAACATTTCATTGAAAACATTTCTAATCCTAAAGGAAAAGAACGCTATTATTCTGTAGTGGGTTACATTTGTGAAACCGATACTTTTGCCAATAACAGAAGAATTCAAGAAATTCATGAGGGCGATATTTTATGTTTTAAAAATGCTGGAGCCTATTGTTTTTCTATGAGTTCCAATTATAATTCAAGAACCAAACCTGCAGAAGTATTATGGTATAATGGAAAAGGCCATTTAATACGTGAACGAGAAACTTTTGAAGATATTTTAAGAAATCAAGTTGTATTAGAAATCTAA
- the pafA gene encoding alkaline phosphatase PafA — MILEMRNIAIASLFTVLGFAQERPKLVVGIVVDQMKMEYLYRFSNDFSENGFKRLMNQGYTFHNAHYNYMPTYTAPGHASVFTGTTPAVHGIVGNEWFNKETSKEVYCTEDESVTLLGNGTESEGKMSPKNLQATTITDELKLATNFKGKVIGMSIKDRGAILPAGHFANWAFWYSKTGEFVSSTFYGKELPSWATQFNAEKNYLTYIEKGWDLFKPKETYNESLTDNSPYEGKLFKKTPFFPYNLKDMFEANDAGVLRTSPYGNNLLVDFAKRAIVAEELGKDETTDFLTVSFSSTDYIGHVLGPRSVELQDTYLRLDATIADFLNYLDATVGKGKYLVFLTADHAGAENVTYLKDNKYDVNNLNSKNIQQDIKEYIEKTFGDNYLLDYSNYNVFLDKAKLKLKNIDLEKVKSSVREFLLAQKYIKNVYTEEQIQLSSTTDYYLQAINKGYDPKQNGELILLLKPAYVEYSATGTTHGSPYSYDTHVPVLFYGWKIKKGESYAKKYITQIAPTLAQKLKITMPNGTQSEVLEEILK; from the coding sequence ATGATATTAGAGATGCGAAATATTGCAATTGCCTCATTGTTTACTGTTTTAGGATTTGCACAAGAACGACCAAAATTGGTAGTAGGTATTGTAGTAGATCAAATGAAAATGGAATATTTATATCGATTTTCAAATGATTTTTCAGAAAATGGTTTTAAACGTTTAATGAACCAAGGGTATACTTTTCACAATGCCCATTATAATTATATGCCGACGTATACTGCGCCTGGGCATGCTTCTGTTTTTACTGGAACTACACCAGCTGTTCATGGCATCGTAGGTAATGAATGGTTCAATAAAGAAACCAGTAAAGAAGTATATTGTACTGAAGATGAATCTGTAACATTGTTAGGTAATGGAACGGAAAGTGAAGGGAAAATGTCACCTAAAAATTTACAAGCTACAACAATAACTGATGAGTTGAAATTGGCTACTAATTTTAAAGGAAAAGTCATAGGGATGAGTATTAAAGATCGAGGGGCTATTCTTCCGGCTGGGCATTTTGCCAATTGGGCTTTTTGGTACAGTAAAACAGGTGAATTTGTTTCTAGTACTTTTTATGGAAAAGAATTACCGAGTTGGGCTACTCAATTCAATGCAGAAAAAAACTATTTGACTTATATTGAAAAAGGTTGGGATTTATTTAAACCCAAAGAAACATACAATGAAAGTTTAACAGATAATAGCCCTTACGAAGGTAAATTATTTAAAAAGACACCTTTCTTTCCCTATAATTTGAAAGATATGTTTGAAGCAAATGATGCTGGGGTATTAAGAACAAGTCCGTATGGGAATAATTTATTAGTAGATTTTGCAAAACGTGCCATTGTAGCTGAAGAGTTAGGTAAAGATGAGACAACTGATTTTTTAACGGTTAGTTTTTCTTCAACGGATTACATTGGACATGTTTTAGGGCCTCGTTCTGTTGAATTACAGGATACCTATTTACGTTTAGATGCAACTATTGCAGATTTTTTAAATTATTTAGATGCAACTGTTGGAAAAGGAAAGTATTTAGTGTTTTTAACTGCAGATCATGCCGGTGCAGAAAATGTAACTTATTTGAAAGACAACAAATATGATGTGAATAATTTGAACTCTAAAAATATTCAACAAGACATTAAAGAATATATTGAAAAAACTTTTGGAGACAATTATTTATTAGATTATTCTAACTATAATGTGTTTCTAGACAAAGCCAAATTAAAGCTTAAGAATATTGATCTTGAAAAAGTAAAAAGTTCGGTTAGAGAATTTTTACTGGCTCAAAAGTACATTAAAAATGTATATACTGAAGAACAAATTCAACTTTCTTCAACAACAGATTATTATTTACAGGCCATTAATAAAGGGTATGATCCAAAACAAAATGGAGAATTAATTTTATTGTTAAAACCTGCATATGTTGAATATTCGGCAACAGGAACTACTCATGGATCACCGTATTCTTACGATACACATGTACCAGTTTTATTTTATGGATGGAAAATAAAGAAAGGCGAAAGTTATGCTAAGAAATACATTACTCAAATTGCTCCAACATTGGCACAAAAGTTAAAAATTACGATGCCAAATGGAACACAGTCAGAGGTATTAGAAGAAATATTAAAATAA
- a CDS encoding exonuclease domain-containing protein: MYAILDIETTGGQYNQEGITEIAIYKFDGHDVVDQFISLVNPEIPIQPFVVKLTGINNAMLRSAPKFYEVAKRIIEITEGCVVVAHNASFDYRILQTEFRRLGYDFKKPTLCTVELSKKIIPDLPSYSLGKLVRSLGIPMADRHRASGDAMATVKLFKMLLAKDVEKEIVKSFVKTEIKAGMSPKLLDIVENLPSKTGIYYIHNEKGDLIYIGKSKNIKKRVNQHFTGTSSKSKKIQRDVFAVTFEETGSELIALLKESEEIKINKPVYNRAQRKSIFQWALYASKDALGYLRLSVEKADGRKKELTSFTSLMEGKNALFRITEKYQLCQKLNGLYESKAACFQYKIKECKGACVEKEPVEDYNCRVEEFMKNMQFENDNMVIVDKGRSIEERSAVLIENGVYKGYCFFDLNYQITNVEVLKNIIIPMQSNRDTKTIIQLYLRKNKVLRIQKF, encoded by the coding sequence TTGTACGCAATACTCGACATAGAAACCACTGGTGGGCAATACAATCAAGAAGGTATTACCGAAATTGCTATTTATAAATTTGATGGCCATGATGTGGTAGATCAATTTATCAGTTTAGTCAATCCTGAAATACCTATTCAACCCTTTGTGGTAAAACTAACTGGTATTAATAATGCCATGTTACGAAGTGCGCCTAAGTTTTATGAAGTCGCCAAACGTATTATTGAAATTACTGAAGGTTGTGTAGTTGTTGCTCATAATGCTTCTTTTGATTACCGCATTTTACAAACAGAATTTCGTCGTTTAGGGTATGATTTCAAAAAACCAACGCTTTGTACGGTTGAATTATCTAAAAAAATCATTCCTGATTTACCATCGTATAGTTTAGGAAAATTGGTACGCTCTTTAGGAATTCCAATGGCCGACAGACACCGTGCAAGTGGTGATGCCATGGCAACAGTAAAACTCTTTAAAATGTTGTTGGCTAAGGACGTAGAAAAAGAAATCGTGAAGAGTTTTGTTAAGACCGAAATCAAAGCCGGTATGTCGCCCAAATTATTAGATATTGTAGAAAATTTACCTTCCAAAACGGGGATTTACTACATTCATAATGAAAAAGGGGATTTAATTTATATTGGAAAAAGTAAAAATATTAAAAAAAGAGTCAACCAACATTTTACTGGAACTTCTTCTAAAAGTAAAAAAATACAACGCGATGTTTTTGCGGTTACTTTTGAAGAAACAGGAAGTGAACTGATTGCGTTGTTAAAAGAAAGTGAAGAAATAAAAATAAACAAACCCGTTTACAACAGAGCACAACGAAAAAGTATATTTCAATGGGCACTTTATGCTTCGAAAGATGCATTGGGTTATCTTCGATTAAGTGTTGAAAAAGCAGATGGTCGGAAAAAAGAACTGACTTCCTTTACCTCATTAATGGAAGGTAAAAATGCTTTATTCCGAATTACGGAAAAATACCAATTATGTCAAAAACTAAATGGTTTGTATGAATCTAAAGCCGCTTGTTTTCAATACAAGATTAAAGAATGTAAAGGAGCCTGTGTTGAAAAAGAACCGGTAGAAGACTATAATTGCAGAGTGGAAGAATTCATGAAAAACATGCAATTTGAAAACGACAATATGGTTATTGTTGATAAAGGCAGAAGTATTGAAGAACGTAGTGCCGTTTTAATTGAAAATGGGGTTTATAAAGGGTATTGTTTTTTCGATTTAAATTACCAAATAACCAATGTAGAGGTACTAAAGAATATTATAATTCCGATGCAAAGTAATCGCGATACTAAAACGATTATTCAGTTGTACTTAAGAAAAAATAAAGTATTACGTATTCAGAAGTTTTAA
- a CDS encoding Gfo/Idh/MocA family protein: MLKVGVLGAGHLGKIHLRLLNQSEKYELVGFFDPFEENALKVAAEFGYTKFDTMEALIAAVDVVDIVTPTLQHFECAKLAIEAGKHIFIEKPIANTVEEAEAIIALANKHGVKGQVGHVERFNPAFTAVKDKIKNPMFIETHRLAEFNPRGTDVPVVLDLMIHDIDAILSVVRSKVKSVNASSVAVISDSPDITNARIEFENGCVANITSSRISMKNMRKSRFFQKDAYISVDYLDKVCEVVRMKDAPEVPGDFDMILQNAEGIKKQIYFDNPGVQLNNAILDELETFADAIQTNTSPIVTLEDGTEALRVAYMIIDSMEK, from the coding sequence ATGCTGAAAGTTGGTGTTTTAGGTGCAGGTCACTTAGGAAAAATACATTTACGATTATTAAATCAATCTGAAAAATATGAATTAGTTGGCTTTTTTGATCCCTTTGAAGAAAATGCCCTAAAAGTTGCTGCTGAGTTTGGTTACACTAAATTCGATACGATGGAGGCTTTAATTGCAGCTGTAGATGTCGTTGATATTGTAACGCCTACCTTGCAACATTTTGAATGTGCCAAATTAGCTATTGAAGCTGGTAAACATATTTTTATTGAAAAACCAATTGCCAATACAGTTGAGGAAGCTGAAGCAATTATAGCCTTAGCAAATAAACATGGTGTAAAAGGACAAGTAGGTCATGTAGAGCGATTCAATCCTGCATTTACTGCCGTTAAGGATAAAATTAAAAATCCAATGTTTATTGAAACCCATCGATTAGCTGAATTTAATCCAAGAGGAACCGATGTACCTGTGGTATTGGATTTAATGATTCACGATATCGATGCTATTTTGAGTGTGGTGCGTTCGAAAGTGAAATCGGTAAATGCGAGTAGTGTTGCCGTAATTTCGGATTCTCCTGATATTACCAATGCCCGTATCGAATTTGAAAACGGCTGTGTGGCCAACATTACATCCAGTCGAATTTCAATGAAAAACATGAGAAAATCTCGTTTCTTTCAAAAAGACGCCTATATTTCTGTAGACTATTTAGATAAAGTATGTGAAGTTGTTCGAATGAAAGACGCCCCTGAAGTTCCGGGTGATTTTGATATGATTTTACAAAATGCAGAAGGAATAAAAAAACAAATCTATTTTGATAATCCTGGAGTGCAATTAAACAATGCTATTTTAGACGAATTGGAAACTTTTGCAGACGCCATCCAAACGAATACATCACCTATTGTAACCTTAGAGGATGGAACAGAAGCGTTAAGAGTAGCGTACATGATTATCGATTCAATGGAGAAATAA
- the sucC gene encoding ADP-forming succinate--CoA ligase subunit beta has protein sequence MNLHEYQGKSILASYGVRVQRGHVANNAEEAVEKAKQLTAETGTGWHVIKAQIHAGGRGKGGGVKLAKNLDQVREIAGQIIGMDLITPQTPPTGKRVHKVLVAEDVYYPGESETKEFYMSVLLNRGTGRNMIMYSTEGGMDIEEVAEHTPDKIFTEEIDPAYGLQGFQARRIAFNLGLSGEAFKEMTKFVDALYKAYIGSDSSMFEINPVLKTSDNKIMAVDAKVTLDDNALYRHADLAEMRDITEERPIEVEAKEAGLNYVDLDGTVGCMVNGAGLAMATMDLIKYAGFEPANFLDVGGTADAKRVETAFRIILKDPNVKAILINIFGGIVRCDRVAQGVVDAYKNMGDAIKVPIIVRLQGTNAEVAKELIDNSGMPILSAVQFQEAADQVKAALS, from the coding sequence ATGAACTTACACGAATATCAAGGTAAAAGTATATTAGCTAGCTATGGAGTACGTGTGCAACGTGGTCATGTAGCAAACAATGCTGAAGAAGCAGTTGAAAAGGCTAAACAATTAACTGCTGAAACTGGTACAGGTTGGCATGTAATCAAAGCACAAATTCACGCAGGTGGAAGAGGAAAAGGTGGTGGAGTTAAGTTAGCAAAAAACTTAGACCAAGTTAGAGAAATTGCTGGACAAATTATTGGAATGGATTTGATTACACCTCAAACACCTCCAACTGGTAAAAGAGTACACAAAGTGTTAGTTGCTGAAGATGTATACTATCCAGGAGAATCTGAAACAAAAGAGTTCTATATGTCTGTTTTATTAAACAGAGGAACAGGTCGTAATATGATTATGTATTCTACTGAAGGTGGAATGGATATTGAAGAAGTGGCAGAACATACTCCAGATAAAATTTTTACTGAAGAAATTGATCCAGCTTATGGATTACAAGGTTTCCAAGCTAGAAGAATTGCTTTCAACTTAGGTTTATCTGGTGAAGCTTTTAAAGAAATGACAAAATTTGTTGATGCTTTATACAAAGCTTATATTGGTTCTGATTCTTCAATGTTTGAAATTAATCCAGTATTAAAAACTTCAGATAATAAAATTATGGCTGTTGATGCTAAAGTTACTTTAGACGACAACGCTTTATACCGTCATGCTGACTTAGCTGAAATGCGTGATATTACAGAAGAAAGACCAATTGAAGTAGAAGCTAAAGAAGCTGGATTAAATTATGTTGATTTAGATGGTACTGTAGGTTGTATGGTTAATGGTGCTGGTTTAGCAATGGCTACGATGGACTTAATTAAATATGCAGGTTTTGAACCAGCAAACTTCTTAGACGTAGGAGGAACAGCAGATGCAAAACGTGTTGAAACAGCATTCCGTATCATTTTAAAAGATCCAAATGTAAAAGCAATTTTAATTAACATCTTTGGTGGTATTGTTCGTTGTGACCGTGTTGCACAAGGTGTTGTTGATGCTTATAAAAATATGGGTGATGCAATTAAAGTGCCAATCATTGTTCGTTTACAAGGAACAAATGCTGAGGTAGCAAAAGAATTAATTGATAATTCAGGTATGCCAATTTTATCTGCGGTTCAATTCCAAGAAGCAGCAGATCAAGTAAAAGCAGCTTTATCTTAA
- a CDS encoding DUF1015 domain-containing protein, protein MAKIIPFKAVRPTADKVALVTCRTYDDYSSAELAAWLSFNPYSFLHVINPAYVYSQKITLDKRFKGVAHKYQDFKSDEILIEEDKAVFYLYEIQSKNQKFTGIIAGTSVIDYQNNVIKKHEDTLQYRVELFKDYLHQTHFNTEPVLITYPDSTEINTFIALRKQSKPIYDFSTTNKERHILWKIDTQSEIDWLTEHFEKIPNLYIADGHHRSASAELLFQEDQHLGNPNLNFFMSFLIAESNVKIYEFNRLIRDLNGLSKEVFIQKLAENFIIKVKDQELWKPQNKFEFGMYLEGRFYALFYKHESNSDTSLLENLDAQILYDKVLHPLLGIEDLRNDERIDYISGKQSVSVIKDLIDEGEFEVGFMLYPSDINEIKTLADNNLIMPPKSTYIEPKFRSGLVVYEL, encoded by the coding sequence ATGGCAAAAATCATTCCTTTTAAAGCGGTCCGACCAACAGCCGATAAAGTAGCATTAGTTACATGTAGAACTTATGATGATTACAGTTCAGCAGAGCTTGCCGCTTGGTTGAGTTTTAATCCGTATTCGTTTTTACATGTGATTAATCCGGCTTATGTGTATTCTCAAAAAATTACACTCGACAAACGTTTTAAAGGAGTTGCACATAAATACCAAGATTTTAAATCGGACGAAATATTAATTGAAGAAGATAAAGCGGTATTTTATCTGTATGAAATTCAGTCCAAAAATCAAAAATTTACAGGTATTATTGCCGGTACTTCAGTGATTGATTACCAAAATAATGTGATAAAAAAACACGAAGATACGTTGCAATACCGTGTAGAACTTTTTAAGGATTATTTACATCAAACCCATTTCAATACTGAACCGGTTTTAATTACCTATCCTGATAGTACTGAAATCAATACCTTTATTGCGTTACGAAAACAAAGTAAACCAATTTATGATTTTTCTACCACAAATAAAGAGCGACATATACTCTGGAAAATTGATACTCAAAGTGAAATCGATTGGTTAACCGAACATTTTGAAAAAATTCCGAATTTATACATTGCTGATGGACATCATCGTTCGGCATCTGCTGAATTATTATTTCAAGAAGACCAACATCTAGGCAATCCAAATTTAAATTTTTTCATGAGTTTTTTAATTGCAGAAAGTAATGTGAAAATTTATGAATTTAATCGGTTAATTCGCGATTTAAATGGCTTAAGTAAAGAAGTTTTTATTCAGAAATTAGCGGAAAATTTCATTATAAAAGTTAAAGACCAAGAACTTTGGAAACCCCAAAATAAATTTGAATTTGGCATGTATTTAGAGGGACGTTTTTATGCTTTATTTTATAAACATGAAAGCAATAGTGATACGAGTTTATTAGAAAATTTAGATGCACAAATTCTGTATGATAAAGTATTGCATCCTTTATTAGGTATTGAAGATTTACGAAACGACGAACGAATTGATTATATCTCAGGAAAGCAATCGGTTTCTGTAATTAAAGATTTGATAGATGAAGGTGAATTTGAAGTTGGGTTTATGCTCTACCCTTCCGATATTAATGAAATCAAAACTCTAGCTGACAATAATTTAATTATGCCTCCCAAATCAACTTATATTGAACCAAAATTCAGAAGTGGATTGGTAGTGTATGAGTTGTAA